Genomic window (Cellulosilyticum lentocellum DSM 5427):
TACAGGTGCTACAGTAGGTACTAATTGAATCTCTTGGGCAAAAACACATGTATTTGCTAGCCCTATACATAAAGATAAACCTAATACTTTAAAATATCTTTTCATCATTATCTACTCCTTTACATGCTTATATACTATATAGGACGTCACATCATGCAGCAATGTTCCAAAAATAAAGTAAATAATACTAAAAGTTTAAATTAAACAAAAAATAGCCTATACTCCAACAATGAAGTATAGGCTTCTTTTTTATAAAAAAGTTGCGTCAAATAAGTGTCAAACGTCTTCGCCACTACTTGACAAGTATGAATCTATCAAGAGTTCAGCGCTGATAAGGTAGTGGTAGCTAATCCACTACCTTTTACCTCTTTGATGAATCATTTTTGGATGGTTGATTGGAAACTTTGTTGTCTTAAGTTTCCTTGGTACAAAAGATTGCTAGGTTATATAAGTTGTGTGTGTAATCGTATGCCTATGCTGCTTTTTGTACTAAAGTTCACCAAACCTTGTCTTCAAAGCCAATTGATTAGTTGTGTGTGTAATAGCATGGCTTTGCTGACGCTAAGTTAACACTTTATTTTACTAATAAAGATTCACCAGTCATTTCTGCTGGTTTTTCCATTCCCATCATTTCAATTAAAGTTGGAGCGATATCTGCAAGTTTACCGCCTTCTTTAAGTGTTACGCCTTCTTTATAATTAACAAGGACGAATGGTACTGGGTTAGTGGTGTGTGCAGTAAATGCACCACCTGTTTCTGGATCAATCATTTGTTCTGCATTCCCATGGTCTGCACAAATGAAAGCATATCCATTTGTTTCTTCAATGGCAGTAATCACTTTACCTACTGCTGTATCCACAGCTTCAATTGCTTTTTTAGCTGCTTCAAGGTTACCTGTATGACCAACCATATCTGGGTTAGCAAAGTTACAGATAATCACATCATATTTACCACTGCGGATAGCAGCTTCAAGTTTCTCTGTTACTTCTGGTACACTCATTTCTGGTTGTAAGTCATAAGTTGCAACTTTTGGAGATGGTACAAGAATTCTATCTTCTCCTTCGTTAGGATCTTCTTCACCGCCATTGAAGAAGAAAGTAACGTGTGCATATTTTTCTGTTTCTGCAATACGAAGTTGTGTTTTACCATTTTTAGCAAGGAACTCACCAAAAGTATTAGTAAGTTCTTCTGGAACGAAACAAACTTCTGTATTTGGCATTGTAATATCGTATTGTGTGAAAGTCGTAAAGCTATTACCAATACGTTCTCTCTCAAAACCGTTGAATGCTGGGTCACAGAATACACGAGTCATTTCACGTGCACGGTCTGGTCTAAAGTTAAAGAATACTACTGCATCTTCTGCTTTAATAGCACCAATAGCTTTGCCATCTTTTGTAATGACTGTGGGAATAACGAATTCGTCATTGACTTCTTTTGCATAAGAATCAGCCATTACTTGTACAGGATCAGTTCCTTCTTCACCTTTTCCTAAAGCAATTGCATTGTATGCCTTTTCTACACGGTCCCATCTATTATCACGGTCCATTGCATAGTAACGACCTGATAAAGATGCGATTTGTCCTACACCAATTTCTTTCATTTTAGCTACTAATGCTTCAACGAAGCTTTTACCTGATGCAGGTGGTGTATCTCTTCCGTCTAAGAAAGCGTGTACATATACTTTTTCTAAACCTTCTTTTTTAGCCATTTCAAGAAGACCATAAAGGTGCTCGATATGGCTGTGTACACCACCATCTGATAATAAACCAAATAAGTGAAGTGCACTACCGTTTGTTTTACAAACGTTCATTGCTTTTAATAAAGCTTCATTTTTAAAGAATTCCCCATCTTGGATGGCTTTTGTAATACTTGTAAGTTGTTGGTAGACAATACGTCCAGCACCCATATTTAGGTGACCAACTTCTGAATTACCCATTTGTCCATCTGGAAGACCTACAGCCATACCACTAGCATAGCCTTTTACAGTAGGATATTTCTTCATAATGGCATCAATATTTGGTTTGTTAGCTTCGGCAATTGCATTAGCTTCCATGTTTTCATTGATACCGAATCCATCCAGAATGAGTAATAAGGTTGTTTGTTTACTCATTTTTTTGTCCTCCTTCTTATTACTTTTTAGTAGTTAACGATTGAAGTAAATTCAGCTTTAAGAGAAGCACCACCAACAAGGCCACCATCAATGTTACCCATGTTGAATAATTCATTTGCATTACCAGCATTTACGCTACCGCCGTATTGAACACGTACTTCATCAGCAACTTCTTGTCCATAAACTTCAGCAACTACTTCTCTAATGGCTTTACATACCTCTTCAGCTTGAGCTGAAGTAGCTGTTTTACCTGTTCCGATTGCCCAGATTGGTTCATAAGCAATTACTACTTTTTTAGCATCTTCTGCTTTTACATCTTTAAGAGCAACTTTTGTTTGAAGACGTACAAGGTCGATTGTAATGCCTTGTTCTCTTTCTTCTAAACTTTCACCAACACAAAGGATTGGTACTAAGTTATGCTCAATAGCTTTTAATACTTTTTTATTAACTGTTACATCTGTTTCAGCGAAATATTGTCTTCTTTCTGAGTGACCAATAATCACATATTTAACACCAAGCTCTACAAGCATGCTTGGAGCGATTTCACCTGTATAAGCACCATTTTCTTCAAAGTGCATGTTTTGTGCACCTACAGCAATGTTTGTTCCTTTAACTGCATCAAGTACAGCTGGAAGGCATACAAATGGTGGACATACTACTACGTCAACATCAGTTGTATTGATTTCATTTTTTAAAGAATTGATAAGTTCTACAGCTTTAGCTGGAGTCATGTTCATTTTCCAGTTACCAGCAACGATTTTTTTACGCATATAAAAACACTCCTTTAGTTTTTATGGTCTACGTTTTTAGGAATTGGCGTTCACTAAAACGTTTTATGTTTAGCTTTTGTAAGAGATGGCTATACTTTAACAAATAGCCTTAGCTTTTCTTAAAGTATAGCCTTTATTGATTAGCCTAAGGCCAAGTCTTATTTGTTATCAGCTGCTGCTACACCTGGAAGTTCTTTACCTTCTAAGAATTCAAGTGATGCACCACCACCTGTAGAGATGTGGCTCATTTTATCAGCAAAACCAAGACGTTTAACAGCATTTACAGAGTCTCCTCCACCAACTACTGTTGTAGCATCTGCAAGATCAGCTACTGCACCACATACTGCAAGCGTACCAGCTGCAAAGTTTTCAAATTCGAATACACCCATAGGTCCATTCCATACAACTGTTTTAGCTCCAGCTAAAGCATCTTTGTATAACTCGATTGTTTTTGGTCCGATATCGAATCCTGACCAACCAGCTTCGATTGTGTCAACTGTAGCTCTTTCTGTATCGTTAGCAAATGTTTTACCAACTACGTGGTCAACTGGAAGTAAAAGTTTAACACCTTTAGCTTCAGCTTTTTTAACCATTTCTAAAGCATAATCCATTTTGTCTTCTTCAAGAAGAGAGTTACCAACTTCTTGACCTTGAGCTTTAAGGAATGTATAAGCCATACCACCACCGATGATAAGTGTATCTACTTTATCAAGAAGGTTGTTGATTACAGCGATTTTATCAGATACTTTAGCACCACCAAGGATAGCTACGAATGGACGAACTGGATTTTCTACAGCTTCGCCTAAGAATTTAATTTCTTTTTGCATTAAGTAGCCTACTACGTTTTCTTTAGTGAATTTAGTTACACCAACGTTTGAGCAGTGTGCACGGTGAGCTGTACCAAATGCATCATTTACGAATACTTCATTATCGCAAAGAGCTGCGAGTTCTTTAGCATACTCTGCTGCATTTTCATCTTTACCGTATTTTGTTTCTTCTACTCTGTAACGAGTGTTTTGAAGTAATAATACTTCACCCTCTTTAAGGTCAGCAGCTACTTTTTGTGTTTCTGGACCTGTTACTTTAGCATCATCTACGAATTTAACTTCTACGCCAAGTCTTTCTGAAAGAGCAACTGCAACTGGAGCTAAAGATAACTCTGGAACAGCTTCTCCTTTTGGTTTACCAAGGTGTGAGCAAAGGATAACTTTTGCACCTTGATCTAATAATTTTTTAATTGTTGGGATAGCACCATCAATACGGTTGTAGTTTTGGATAACGCCTTCTTTTAAAGGTACGTTGAAATCACAACGAACAAGGACTTTTTTGCCTTGAAGATTTGTTAAATCATCTACTGTTTTTTTGTTTAACATGAGAATATCTCCTTTCGAATTTTCCATTATTTAGTATTTAAAGATAGCTAAAAAGGCCCGGTCCTATAAGTCTAACCTACAAGACCGGACCCTGTTAGGATCTTATAATAACTTCATGATTAATTTATTAAAAATTAAGCAAGTTCAGCGAAGTATTTGATTGTTCTAACCATTTGGCTTGTGTATGAATTTTCATTGTCATACCAAGAAACAACTTGTACTTGAGAAGTACCATTGTCAAGGTTAATTACCATTGTTTGTGTAGCATCGAATAATGATCCGAAGTTGATACCAACGATATCAGATGATACTAATTCTTCTTCAGTGTAACCGAAAGATGCATCAGAAGCTGCTTTCATAGCTGCATTGATTTCTTCTTTAGTTACTTTACCTTCAACGATTGCTGTAAGGATAGTTGTTGAACCTGTTGGAACTGGTACACGTTGAGCAGAACCGATTAATTTTCCGTTTAATGATGGAATAACTAAACCGATAGCTTTAGCAGCACCTGTTGAGTTTGGAACGATGTTTACAGCAGCTGCACGAGCTCTTCTGAAATCACCTTTTCTATGTGGACCGTCAAGAACCATTTGGTCACCTGTGTAAGCGTGGATTGTTGACATAATACCAGATTTAATTGGTGCTAAGTTATTAAGTGCATTAGCCATTGGAGCTAAACAGTTAGTTGTACAAGAAGCTGCAGAAATGATTGTATCTTCTTTTGTTAAGATATTTTCGTTAACACCGAATACAACTGTTGGAAGGTCATTACCAGCTGGAGCTGAGATAACAACTTTTTTAGCACCTGCATCAATGTGAGCTTGTGATTTAGCTTTTGTTACATAGAAACCTGTACATTCAAGTACTACGTCTACGTCTAATTCTCCCCATGGAAGTTCTTTAGCATCAGCTTTAGCGTAGATTTTGATTTCTTTACCATTAACAATGATTGAATCTTCTGTAGCTTCAACTGTTCCGTTGTATCTACCTTGAGAAGAATCATATTTTAATAAGTGTGCTAACATTGCTGGGTTAGTTAAATCGTTGATTGCTACGATTTCATAACCTTCTGCTCCGAACATTTGTCTGAAAGCAAGACGTCCAATACGTCCAAATCCATTAATCGCTACTTTTACTGCCATTATTGGTTCCTCCTTGAAATAATCATTTTTTTAATTTTATATTCAAATCGCCGATAATAGTATGTACTAGACCTGACGATATGATACCTGTTTCATTTTACCATCTATTCCTTGGGAATGCTATGGTAAATGTTAATTATTTAACCTTTAACGGCTAAGTGATTTAAAATCGCTGTAGCTGCATCCTCATCTACAATAAGATAACCTTCTTGAAGAAGTGACCTTGTGGCTAAAATGGCTTCTGCTTTACTCTTGCCACCAGCTACTGCAATACGAATAGGAATTTTCTTTGCCATATCTGGCGCCACACCTATCACCTCTGAAGCATAAACAACTTGTCCTTCTGCATTAAAATAATGTCTAAATGCCTCAGCTACTGCCGTCTTTTGCTCTAATAGATTAAGTACCTCTTGTGGTTCTTTACGATGTTTTGCCATTTTTAGGGCATTACCTATTCCAAATATAATCATATCTGTTTTCCCTAGTTTTTGCAATAATTTTTCTATTTGTGGTTCGTTTTTTATTAGGCTAATCGATTGATGACTAAGGTTGTCAGGGATTGTTAAAATCTCATACATACCACCTAATTTATTGGCTAATTCTACTGCAATGGTGTTAGCATGAAGCTCTACTCTTTGACCCACACTTCCTCTAGCAGGCAAGACATGTAAATTCTCATAATGCTGCTGACTCTTAGGCATATAATGTACCATGTTAGCCATGGTGGTTCCACCAGTAATGGCTATGGTCGTATGTGCAGTTAACATTTCTTCTAATAAACTGCTAACAGCAAAGCCAAGACTTGTTTTCGTTTCTTCATCTTGCTCTAGGTTACCTTTTAAAATAATGGCACGTTTTAAACCAAGCTTTTCTTTAAGTTCTTCTTCCTGCCTTGTAAGTGCTTCTAAATAGTGGAGTGGAAGATATAAAGTATTTAAAACCTCTTCTCCAGGCTTCGTAATAATAATGCCTTGCACTGTAACAGCTACTAGTCCGTTTTGTGCTAATTTATCTACTTCTCCTCTAATCGTGCGTTCTGAAAGTGCTAGATGAGTCGTTAAGCTTCTTCTACCAATAGGCCCTTTTTGCATAATGGTTTGCAGTAAAGCATAACGTACTTTAAATAACTCTATGGCTTCTGGAAGTAGTTTTTCTACTGCTACAATCTTATTTTGCATGTCGATGCTCCTCGGGAACATTTTTGTCCCATATTTTAGCTTTCTGTCCCACATCTTTATTGTATATAACTTCCTACAATTAATCAATCTTTTTATGCCATATTTTTATTTTTTTATGATAGATTTTAGTTTTTAACATTACTTACCATTTCTAGTTGTTTCAAGGTTTTGCTTTATGTCGACCTCTCAGGTATAGTTTGAAATAGCTTAATTAAAAATGATATTAAGACAAATAAAAAAAGATGTCTCATTTTGTAGACATCTTTTTTATCAAGAAGTTTATTCTTTATTTATGCAATAGGATGAAGATTCAATTCTTCTGTTGTTAATGACCTATTTTCATCTAAAATGGTTTGTGCAATATTAGAGGCATGGTCTGAAATACGTTCCACATTACTAACTGTATCTAAGAACACAATACCGGCCAAAGAGTCACAAGTATTAGAAGCAAGACGTTTCATATGACGAGAACGTAATTTTGCTTCCATGGCATCTACACTCTCTTCTAATGGTAATGCATTTTTTGCAATGGTCTTATCTCCAAACTCGTAGGCTTGAAGTGATAATTCAAAGCATTTAATAGCTGTATCTGTAATCTCTTTAAGCTCATCTATAGCTGTTTTAGAAAAATTCAAGTCTTTTTCAATTAAGCTTTGCGCCAATTCTGCGATGTTTTCTGCATGGTCACCAACACGTTCAATGTCACTTACAGTATGGAATAATCCTGTAATAACTGTATGTTCATGTTCCGAAAGAGAAACATTACTTAATTTAACGAGGTAATGATTAATGCCGTGTTGCAATTGGTTGATAATTTTTTCGCGGTCGAAAACTTCTTGTATTTTCTTTTCATCCTTATCAAATAATGCTTGTACTGCTACTTTTGCATTTTGTTCTGCAATATTACCCATACGTACGACTTCTTTAACTGCATTTTCTACAGCAAAGGTTGGTGTTTCGAGGATACGCTCATCCAGATGCTGAAGTTCTCCTTCTTCAGCCGTATCATTCCCTGGAATAATATGTTCAGCCAGATAAACAAGTACACTTGCAAATGGGAATAATAAAAAGGTATTAAGCACATTAAATATAGTGTGAACCATACTAATATGTGTCACTTCAATACTCACAGAACCTAATTCTGGTGCTACAAACTTGAAACCAATGAGTGCTAGAATTGCAAACAGAATTGAGCCCAATAAGTTAAATAAGAAGTGAACTGTAGCTGCTCTTTTAGCATTTTTACTAGCACCTATACTAGAAAGGATGGCAGTAATACAAGTTCCTATGTTTTGTCCTAAAATAATGTAAATCGCTGAATCCCAAGGTACAAGGGCAGCTGTCGCTAACGCCTGCAGAATACCAACAGAAGCTGAAGAGCTTTGGATAACCGCTGTTACAAGAGCACCTGTCAAAATACCTAATAGTGGATTTTTACCTAATATGATAAAGGCATTTTTAATTTCTTCTAATCCACTTAGTGGTTTAGCTGCATTACTCATCATATCAAGTCCTAAAAATAAAGCACCAAAGCCAAAAATAATTTGACCAATATGTTTTGCACTTTGTTTCTTAGCAAACATTGTCATAACGACACCAATAATAATACAAATTGGGGCTAGAACAGATGGTTTTAAGAAACTTGTCCATTCTCCTAAAGAAACAATCCATGCCGTAACAGTTGTTCCTATATTCGCTCCCATAATAACACCTACAGCTTGTTTAAGGGACATTAAACCTGCGTTAACAAATCCAACGACCATAACCGTAGTAGCTGACGAACTTTGTATCAGAGCTGTAACACCTGCACCTACTAATACACCTAAAAAGCGATTATTAGTAAGAACTCCTAACAAATTCTTCATTCTGCTACCAGCTGCTTTTTGTAGACCTTCTCCCATATACTCCATACCGAAGAGAAATAATCCAAAGCCTCCTAAGAAGCCTAGGGCCACATTAAGCCAGTTTATATCATTCATCATTATCCTCCCAAGGTTGTTTTACATTCAGACTCATTTTATCATCATCTTTTTTGATAAACAAGTTCTATTTTTAATTTCATAAAAAAATTTTTTTCTAGCTATTTTGACTTTTTTCATGTTTCCTTGTAATATCTAAGGTTAGCCATTTTAAAAGAGGCATTCTTTTTTTGTCTAAGGTAGGATTATTGATATGATTTTATTCTTCACTGGCTAAAATTCTATTTTCATCTAAAATAAGCATGGCGATATTGGAAGCATGATCTGAAATACGCTCTACATTACTAATCATGTCCAAAAAGAGAATACCTGCTAAAGGATCGCAGCGCTCTTCTACTAAACGCTTCATATGTCTAGAACGTAATTTTTCTTCTAACTTATCTACTTGCATTTCTAATGGTAAGACTTGTTGCGCTATACTTCTATCACTAAATTCATAAGCTTTAAGCGCTGTTTCAAAACAATTCAGTGCTATGCTAGAAATATCTTTTAATTCTTTTTGTGCCTGCTCTGAAAATTTCAAGTCTTGTTCTTTTAAACTAACTGCTAACTCTGCAATATTATCCGCATGATCACCTACACGTTCAATATCACTTACCATATGAAAGAGTCCTGTTACTGTTAAATGTTCTTTCTCAGAAAGTGAGGCATTACTTAATTTAACAAGATACATGTTAATACTTTGTTGCATAGCATTAATGCTTCTTTCTCTATCAAATACTTGCTGTATTTTCTTTTCATCTCTTTCAAAAAGAGCATTAATAGCTGTATCTACATTTTGAGATGCAATACGTCCCATACGAATAACTTCTTTAATAGCATTTTCAATAGCAAAGGATGGTGTTTCTATAATTCTTTCATCTAAATGTTGTAAACCTTCTTCAGACTGTTCCTTTCCTTTAATAATGTGTTCAGCCAGATATACCAGCGTACCTGCGAAAGGAAAAAGTATTAATGTATTAAGTAAATTAAAGGTCGTATGAACAATACTAATATCTGTAACATTAATTAATATATTTTGGTATTGTGGTACAAGAAATTGAAAAGCTATAATTGCCAAAATCATAAATATAACAGAGCCAATCAAATTAAATAAAAAGTGGATAAAAGCAGCTCTTTTTGCATTTACACCTGCACCTATGCTTGATAAAAGAGCAGTCACACAGGTACCAATATTTTGTCCTAAAATAATATAAATAGCCGAACTCCAAGGCACAAGCCCCGCCAGTGCTAATGCTTGAAGAATGCCTACTGAAGCCGAAGAACTTTGTATAATAGCCGTTACCACAGCTCCGGTTAGAATACCCAAGAAAGGATTACTACCAAGCACCACAAACAGATTGCGTACACCTTCTAGTCCACTTAGGGGTTTAGCTGCACCACTCATCATATCAAGTCCTAAAAATAAACCACCAAAACCAAATAAGATTTGTCCTATAGACCTTGCTTGTGACTTCTTAGCAAACATCATTAAACCAACACCTGCGACAATAAAAATCGGTGCTAATACAGAAGGCTTTAAAAACTGGGTCCACTCACCTAAGGAGACAATCCACGCTGTTACCGTAGTTCCTATATTAGCTCCCATAATCACACCTACAGCTTGGGTTAAAGACATAAGCCCTGCATTTACAAAACCTACTATCATAACTGTAGTTGCCGATGAACTTTGTATCAAAGCTGTTACACCCGCTCCTACAAGCACACCTAAGAAACGGTTACTAGTAAGGATACCTAGTAAGTTTTTCATCTTGCTACCGGCCGCTTTTTGAAGACCTTTCCCCATAAATTCCATGCCAAATAAGAAGAGGCCAAAGCCTCCTAAAAAATTTAAACCCAATTCAAGCCAATTTATTTCTGCCATACAATCCTCCGGTTAAATACGATTTATAGTTAATATTTCACATCCGGCAATTTTTATAACTTTTTTTGAAATAAATATGAAAATAAAAAACAAGTAATGAACAGGATTAATCTTTTTCCTGCTATTACTTGTTTTAATATCTAAGCTTTTATTTTATTATTTAAACCTTTTTTCTTATAAAATCGTTCCGCCACCAATAAGCTTGTCCCCATCATAAAGTACAAGCGCTTGTCCAGGCGTAATGGCACGTTGCTTCTCATCAAAGATACACTGAATTGTATCTTCATCTATCATTTTTATCGTACAAGGTTGTGGTGCTTGATTGTATCTGATCTTACCTAAACAGTGCATTTCACCCTCTAAGTGTTCAAAAGGCATGAAATTAACTTGATTAGCCGTTACCGTTGTATCAAATAAATCCTCATTATCTCCAATAACCACTTCATTGGTTTTTTGATTAATACGTTGTACAAAGCCTGGTTTGCCTAAAGATAAACCTAAGCCTTTTCTTTGGCCAATGGTATAATGAATAATCCCTTTATGTTTACCTAATACTTTGCCGTCTTTATTAACAAAATTACCTACTACTGGTTTTTTGCCGGTCTCTTCTTCAATATATTTTGCATAGTTATTGTCTGGTACAAAACAAATTTCTTGACTATCTGGTTTAGTAGCCACAGCAAGTCCTATTTCTTTTGCAATAGCTCTTACCTCATCCTTTGTATAGTCTCCTAAAGGCATTAAAGTATGAGCTAATTGATGCTGTGTTAAATTATAAAGGGCATAAGTTTGGTCCTTTGCTAAAGTTTTTGACTGTTTAAGACTATAACGTCCTGTTACTTCATCTCTGATGACTCTAGCGTAGTGACCTGTTGCAATATAATCTGCTCCTATTTGCAATGCTTTTTGTAGCATAGATTCCCACTTCACATAGCGATTACATGCAATACAAGGATTAGGTGTTCGTGCATTTTGGTATTCATCTAAAAAGTAATCTATGACATGCTTTTTAAAATCACTTCTAAAGTTAACTACATAGTGAGGTATATCAAGCTTTTGGCAAACTCTTCTTGCATCATCTACAGCGGAGAGGCCACAGCAACCACCATCACTGTCTTCAGGCGCTCCTTCTTGCCAGATTTGCATAGTCATCCCAATGACTTCATAGCCTTGCTCTTTTAAAAGATACGCCGTAACCGAGCTATCTACGCCCCCTGACATACCTACTACTACTTTCTTCTTAGTCGTTTCACTCATTAGCAACAACCAGAACCTTCTTCATGATCGTGGTCGTGATGATCATGGTCATGTACGTCTGCTACTGGTTCTTTTAATCCTTCAATAGTAATATTGTTCTTTTTCGCATAATCCCAAAGTGCTGCGTGAAGTGATTCTTCTGCAAGTAGTGAACAGTGCATTTTTACTGGTGGAAGGCCATCTAGAGCTTCTGCTACTGATTTATTTGTAATCTTTAAAGCTTCTTCAATGGTTTTGCCAATAACAAGTTCTGTTGCCATTGAACTTGTTGCTACAGCTGCACCACAACCAAATGTCTTAAATTTAGCATCTTTAATAATACCATCTTCTATTTGAAGATATACTTTCATAATATCTCCGCATTTTGCATTTCCTACTGTACCAACACCACTAGCATTTTCAATTTCACCAACATTTCTTGGATTCATAAAATGATCCATAACTTTTTCACTATACATATTTTTCACCTCTTATGATTAATAAGTTTTATGAGCCTTTGTATCTCTCGTTTCTAAATACTCATTCTGTACTTTTACTATTTATTCTTCATTGTATTTCTTAATTTTTTATTCTTACTTCTTTCAACTATATCTTTTTAACTCTTCATTCTTATTTATTAATTCTTCATTGCATTCTTAACTTCTTCCCAAAGTGGAGACATATCTCTCATTCTTTGAACAATAGCTGGCATTTTTTCAAGTACTACATCGATTTCTTCTTCTGTGTTTTGTACACCTAAAGTAAATCTAATAGAACCATGTGCTTTTTCGTGTGGAATACCTAAAGCTAAAAGTACATGGGAAGGATCAAGAGAGCCTGATGTACAAGCTGATCCACTAGATGCTGCAATACCATTCATATCAAGTAGAAGCAAAAGTGACTCACCTTCTACATATTCTACACCAATATTAGCATTATTAGCCAAACGCTTTGTTGGATGTCCATTTAATTTACAATAAGGTATAGATTCTAGTAAACCTTTAATAAGTTTGTCACGAAGTTTTGTCATTTTTTCAATCTTCGCGTCAAAGTCTGTATAAGTTAACTCCATTGCTTTAGCAAGACCTACGATACCCGGTACATTTTCTGTACCTGCGCGGCGTCCTCTTTCTTGCCCACCACCATGGATTAAGTTTTCAAGTTTTAGGCCTCTTTTAATGAATAAGACACCCATTCCTTTTGGGCCATTGATTTTGTGACCTGATAAAGAAAGTAAATCAATGTTTTGGTCTTTCACATCAATTCTCACTTGACCTACAGCTTGCACAGCATCTGTATGGAAAGGGATTTTGTGTGCTTTAGCAACAGCACCAATTTCTTTAATTGGCATAATGGTACCAATTTCATTATTAGCGTACATGATGCTAATTAAAATAGTTGTATCTTTGATAGCTGCTTCTACCGCTTCTGGGCTTACTAAACCATTATCATCTACATCTAGATAAGTCACCTCGTAGCCGTGCTTTTCTAGATATTCACAAGTATGAAGGACTGCATGATGTTCGATTTTAGTAGTAATAATATGATTACCTTTATTTTTATGAGCTTCTGCAATTCCTTTAATTGCCCAGTTATCTGCTTCTGAACCACCACTAGTAAAGAATATCTCATTTGTTTGTGACCCAATATATTTAGCAATTGTTTCTCTTGATTCATCAAGAGCTTTTTTATTCATTTGAGCAATTTGATAAACGCTAGATGGGTTACCAAAGCTTTCTGTAAAATAAGGAAGCATTGCTTCAACGACTTCTTTACGTACAGGGGTTGTTGCTGCATTATCAAGATATATTTTATTCATTTTATGACCTCCCTTAAATCTTCTTAAATGTAGTAACTTTGCGCTGCATTTTCATTGATTTTTTCATAATCAGCCATAAGCTGATCTAAGGTAATATTATCGACTACTCGGTCAATACTATCCCTTATTTTTTCCCAAACTGATTTAGTTACACATTTACCATCTAAAAAGCAATGTGTATCACCATCTTTACAAGTACAATCTGTAGGAGCTAAAGACCCTTCTAGAGCTCTTAAAACCTCGCCGATTGTAATCTCTTCTGGTGGCTTTGCTAAAGCATAACCACCTTGGGCGCCTCTTTGGCTTATCACCAATTTATTTTTCTTAAGGAGTGCCATAAGCTGCTCCAAATAATTTTCTGACATTGAAAGCCTCTCTGCTATGCTTTTAAGAGATATGTGTTTTTCCTTTGAATAAACACCTAAATCCACCATA
Coding sequences:
- the nifS gene encoding cysteine desulfurase NifS; this encodes MNKIYLDNAATTPVRKEVVEAMLPYFTESFGNPSSVYQIAQMNKKALDESRETIAKYIGSQTNEIFFTSGGSEADNWAIKGIAEAHKNKGNHIITTKIEHHAVLHTCEYLEKHGYEVTYLDVDDNGLVSPEAVEAAIKDTTILISIMYANNEIGTIMPIKEIGAVAKAHKIPFHTDAVQAVGQVRIDVKDQNIDLLSLSGHKINGPKGMGVLFIKRGLKLENLIHGGGQERGRRAGTENVPGIVGLAKAMELTYTDFDAKIEKMTKLRDKLIKGLLESIPYCKLNGHPTKRLANNANIGVEYVEGESLLLLLDMNGIAASSGSACTSGSLDPSHVLLALGIPHEKAHGSIRFTLGVQNTEEEIDVVLEKMPAIVQRMRDMSPLWEEVKNAMKN
- a CDS encoding RrF2 family transcriptional regulator, coding for MKLSTKGRYGLQAMVDLGVYSKEKHISLKSIAERLSMSENYLEQLMALLKKNKLVISQRGAQGGYALAKPPEEITIGEVLRALEGSLAPTDCTCKDGDTHCFLDGKCVTKSVWEKIRDSIDRVVDNITLDQLMADYEKINENAAQSYYI